A single Metarhizium brunneum chromosome 5, complete sequence DNA region contains:
- the sec2 gene encoding Rab guanine nucleotide exchange factor sec2 codes for MTVANHLFSFIYAAGWPQHHQASSRPSSGRSSLGHFRSLSSVAITTQSTPPSPTSQKPRLPLKSPSTPQLPVIPLATSYSAPTLNDEMSTLPDPRSRSKSPANDESEPSSNHHPDLDDEVATLSTKLINAINYQTVLDDTLSATRHELSTAKDRIRELESQNSSMRDTIRGDVWVRRSTLEAERKALALEKKGMQAKLAEETARRLDTEKEKRKIEQELENLTTALFEEANKMVIGAKEEAQAQHDALQRKIDQLKAQLADSEGLLKSQQEQLSELKSVMETMASEHEEQTNGTAPPSPGGGRSDHEYDDRAVPYGPYAASPSAESFAPCSPLSLSHLIQPALRTDLPAFEDFMSLARLSHNRYSPSRISSGSLGSLNALALGLGGSTSSAHPSNASTTSLSASTPADKSAPQSPNTPASTASVGSSGIPLPPLKETRFYKRALTEDIEPTLRLDIAPGLSWLARRNVLSSIAEGSLVVEPIPASATCNGTAKQPQMQPCSLCGESRKDSQYLRNHRFRTSEADTAQRYPLCNYCLNRVRSTCDYLGFLRMVKDGHWRADDEDQEKAAWEESVRLRDQMFWARIGGGVIPAAPSHAEDEVGQDAKVSRQSEESNGASQKDFSENQVVCSTPENRSHEEVGKTATLEPHTPPEQTDGGRAFRISVQSADSHKTGDSASTKRQSAE; via the coding sequence ATGACCGTGGCTAACCACTTGTTCAGCTTCATCTACGCTGCTGGCTGGCCGCAACATCACCAAGCATCCTCCCGACCTTCCTCCGGCCGATCCTCCCTTGGCCATTTTCGTTCCCTGTCGTCCGTTGCCATCACAACTCAATCCACGCCGCCCTCTCCAACGTCACAAAAGCCGCGTTTACCTCTCAAATCACCGTCCACCCCACAGTTGCCCGTCATTCCTCTCGCAACCTCCTATTCCGCACCGACCCTTAACGATGAGATGAGCACCCTGCCGGATCCGCGGAGTCGCTCCAAAAGCCCGGCCAATGATGAATCCGAGCCGAGTTCTAACCACCATCCCGACCTCGACGATGAAGTCGCTACCCTGAGCACGAAActcatcaacgccatcaacTACCAAACCGTTCTTGACGACACCCTCTCAGCAACCCGTCACGAGCTATCTACAGCCAAGGATCGCATACGAGAATTGGAGTCTCAGAATTCTTCTATGCGGGACACTATTCGAGGGGATGTCTGGGTTCGTCGATCAACCCTCGAGGCAGAGAGGAAGGCATTGGCCCTGGAAAAGAAAGGCATGCAAGCCAAGCTAGCAGAAGAAACCGCCCGGCGTCTCGACACTGAGAAAGAGAAGAGGAAAATTGAGCAAGAACTGGAGAACCTCACCACAGCCCTGTTCGAGGAGGCGAACAAGATGGTGATTGGTGCCAAGGAGGAGGCACAAGCCCAACATGATGCCCTGCAACGCAAGATTGACCAGCTCAAGGCCCAGCTGGCTGACTCGGAAGGACTGTTGAAATCCCAGCAGGAACAACTCTCTGAGCTAAAAAGCGTCATGGAAACGATGGCTTCGGAGCACGAGGAACAGACTAACGGCACAGCACCGCCATCACCAGGTGGCGGCAGATCTGATCATGAATACGATGATCGAGCAGTTCCATATGGACCCTATGCCGCCTCTCCTTCGGCTGAATCTTTTGCCCCTTGCTCACCCTTGAGCCTGTCGCATCTTATCCAACCTGCTTTGCGAACGGATCTTCCAGCTTTCGAAGATTTCATGAGTCTGGCCAGACTATCCCACAATAGGTACTCTCCTAGCAGGATCTCCTCGGGATCATTGGGCAGCCTAAATGCTCTTGCGCTAGGCCTTGGTGGCTCTACATCAAGTGCCCATCCTTCCAACGCCTCCACCACGTCTCTAAGCGCTTCCACCCCGGCCGATAAGAGCGCTCCGCAGTCCCCGAACACTCCGGCGTCAACGGCAAGCGTTGGCTCCAGCGGCATACCGCTTCCTCCGCTCAAGGAAACTCGATTTTACAAGCGCGCTTTGACCGAGGACATTGAGCCGACTCTGCGACTCGATATTGCCCCTGGTCTATCATGGCTCGCCCGCCGCAACGTGCTAAGCTCCATTGCAGAGGGGTCCCTGGTTGTCGAACCGATCCCGGCCAGCGCAACCTGTAATGGCACTGCCAAGCAACCTCAAATGCAACCTTGCTCCCTTTGTGGAGAGTCGAGAAAGGACTCGCAGTACCTGCGAAACCACCGATTCAGGACTAGCGAGGCGGATACAGCTCAGAGGTATCCACTGTGCAATTATTGTTTGAACCGAGTTCGCTCAACCTGCGACTACCTTGGCTTTCTTCGCATGGTCAAGGATGGCCATTGGCGAGCAGATGATGAGGACCAGGAGAAAGCAGCTTGGGAAGAGAGCGTGAGACTAAGAGATCAAATGTTTTGGGCACGCATCGGCGGAGGTGTTATCCCTGCTGCTCCTAGCCATGCCGAAGACGAGGTGGGCCAGGACGCCAAGGTCAGTCGTCAGTCGGAGGAGTCCAACGGCGCATCCCAAAAGGACTTCTCCGAAAATCAGGTTGTGTGCTCGACGCCAGAGAATCGCAGCCATGAGGAAGTTGGCAAAACTGCCACCCTGGAACCCCATACTCCGCCAGAACAGACCGACGGCGGACGTGCATTCCGCATTTCTGTCCAGTCGGCTGACTCGCATAAAACTGGCGACTCTGCCAGCACCAAACGGCAGTCCGCAGAATAA